The DNA segment TGGTTTAGTGAAAACGTGAAGTTCTTTGACGAACTGAAACTGAGGGCTTCCTATGGTTCACTGGGAAATGACAATGTAAAAGGATTCCAGTTCTACGACAATTACATTTTGATCAACAACGGATTTGTCGCACAGGCACCAGGTGGAACCCCAACGATTCAACCGGGAGTAGGTTTATCTAAACTGGCCAACCCGGACATCACCTGGGAAGTATCTAAAAAGCTGGATATTGGTATCAATGCCACTTTCTTACAAAATTTTACATTGGAGGCGATCTATTTCAAACAACAAAGGTCTGATATCCTGGCAGCAAGAAATGCTTCTCTTCCAGGCTCATCCGGAATTGTGAATCCTTACAATGATAAAAGTGCAAATTACAATCCTTTGGTTCCTTCAGAAAACATTGGTAAAGTAAACAGCGAAGGTTTTGAAGGTACATTGGGTTATGCCCACCATGGGTCTGAATTCAACTGGGGCCTGTCCGGTAATTTCACTTATGCAAAAAGCAAAATCATCTTTGTGGATGAAGCATCCGGTACTTTGGCTTATCAAAGAGAAACCGGAGGTCCTTTAAACAGCTATTTATTGTACAACAGCATCGGAATGTTCCGTACACAGGCAGACCTGGACAGTTACCCACATGTTCCGGGTGCGAAGGTAGGTGACCTGAAATTCCAGGATTTTAATGGTGATGGTGTTCTGAATGCGGATGATATGACGCGTCAGAAATATGGCAATATCCCTCAGATCACTTACGGTTTTAACTTCAATGCTTCTTATAAAAACTTCGACCTGTCGGTTTTGTTTGCAGGCCAGACACAGGTAAGTCAGTATGTATTACCGGAATCAGGCAGCATCGGGAACTTCTACAGCAGCTGGGCAGACAACAGGTTTAGTCCGACCAATCCGAATGGCAGTTATCCGAAAGTAACCGAACGCGCATCCAATGCGATCAGTGGCGGAGGGTATAGAAATACCTTCTGGCTAAACAACGCTTCTTTCCTGCGACTTAAAAACGTGGAGCTGGCGTATAACCTGAAAGGGGAGTTCCTGTCGAAGATCAAAATTTCGGGAGTCCGGTTATTTGCAAGTGCATTCAACTTGTTTACCATCACCAAAGTAAAAGATTATGATCCGGAAGGAAACAGCGAGAGCGGTCAGTTTTACCCTCAGCAAAGGATCATCAATTTAGGTGCAAACGTTAAATTTTAAATCTTGTCAAAATGAAGTACAAATATAGCATACCAGTTTTTATTCTAATAAGCGGTGTACTGGCACTGAGTTCATGTAAAAAAGATTTTCTGGACGTAACAGCAACAGACCGGATTCCTACCAATACACTGGAATCGGATACGGCAGTATTTGAAGCTTTTGTGACCAACGAATACATTGGAACAAAGCTTCAGGATAAAGAAGCCGATGGTACAAATCCCGGATTTGGCCGTGGCTTTGAATACAGCATGTGGAGTTCGTTAACAGACGAATCCATCTACAACAATGACGATGCCACCTGGATCATCCAAAGAGGGCAGCTGGCACCGGAAAGTCTGGGTGCATTGGGCGTGATTTGGGGCAGAAGTTACCGCAGTATCCGTGAATGTAATTACGCATTGACGGTACTGGCGAAGATCCAGATGAGTGCTGCACATAAAACGATGCTGGAGGGCGAAATCAAATTCATCAGGGCATTCCGCTATCAGGACCTGATCAGAAACTATGGAAAAGTAGTGCTGATGGGCGACAAGGTGATGGGATTAAAAGACGACTTACAAGATCCTGCCTTGTTTAAACGGGCAACGATCAAAGAAGGTATTGATTATGTGGTTGCTCAGCTGGACGATGCGGCCTCAAAATTGCCTCAGGACAATAGCGGAAGCTGGGTTGGGGGTAGAGCTACAAAAGGTGCAGCGCTGGCACTGAAATCCAGATTAACCTTATATGCCGCGAGTCCATTGTATGCTGCAGGTACCTGGGACGCTGCCGTTAATGCAGCACAACAGGTGATCGCACTGAACAAATACAATATTTACCAGGGCGGTTACGGGAATATGTTCCTGATCAACCAAAGCACAGAATCTATATTCGAACGGGTATACACCAAAAATGCCAATCATGTGCACCTGGAAATTGCAAACGGACCAAATGGTTATGGGGGATGGGCAGGAAATACGCCTACACAGACGATGGTGGAGGCCTATGACCTGACCAATGGCTTGCCTGCAAATGCAACAAACCCCTTATACGATCCTGCAAAACCTTATGAAAACCGTGATCCACGTTTTAAGGCGACGATATTGTACAATGGCGCGGCTTACCGCGAACGTAATATCGAAACCTTTATTCCGGGTGGAAAAGACAGCAGAGATGGAAACGACAACTGGAATACGACTAAAACCGGTTACTACCTTAAAAAGTTCATGAATGATGCTTATCCATTGCAAAATCCATGGGGAAATGCCGGTTTTCAACCCTGGATCTATTTCAGGTATGCGGAAATCCTGCTCAATTTTGCAGAAGCTTCGAATGAAGCCTATGGTCCTGATGCCGTTCCTGCCGGAGCTTCTTTCAGCGCCCGTCAGGCCATCAATATGATCCGCGCCAGAACAGGTGTAAACATGCCGGCTGTAATTGCTGTGGGAAAAGACGATATGCGTATTGCAATCAGACATGAACGTCAGATTGAACTGGCATTCGAAGAACACCGTTTTTACGATGTAAGAAGATGGAAAATTGCAGAGGTAACCGAAAACCTGCCTTGCCGCGGAGTCATCATCACTAAAAATGCCGATGGCAGTTTCAGTTTTGCCAGTAAAATCGCACTGGATGGACGCAAGTTTGAACCCAAACATTACTGGTTGCCGATCCCGAGGGCGGAAATCCTTGCATCGGGCAATAAGCTGGACCAAAATCCCCTTTATTAGGATTTTTAAATACACACACCTGAATACACGCACCTGAATACCTAAACTCCGGAAAGCCTGGCTTTCCGGATGTTTTTTATCCCAATTGAGAAGATATGTATAAGAATAAAAGTCGGGTCATGGTTAAGATGACCTTTGCCGTTTTGCTGCTGCTGCCGGTCTTGACGAAAAGCCAGAATGCGCTTCCCGTTAAGATCCGGATAGACGTTGCTCATCCGATGCAAACGATAGAAGGGTTCGGAGCTTCCGATGCCTGGACCTGTCAGTATGCCGGCCTTTGGCCGGAAGAGAAAAAAAAGAAAATGGCTGATCTTTTATTCAGCAATGACTTTGATGCCAAAGGAAATCCGCTGGGAATCGGACTGAACTTATGGCGTTTTAGCATCGGTGCCGGAAGTGACCAGCAGGGTACAGCAAGCGGAATCAGAGATAAATCCCGCAGACAAGCTTCCTTTTTGAAGCTGGACGGAACCTATGATGAGGCTGCAATGCGAGGGCAGATGTGGTTCATGCATGCGGCCAAGGCAAGAGGGGTAAAGAAATTTCTGGGTTTTGTCAACAGCCCGCATGTTAACTTTACCAAAAACGGAAAAGCCTATTCCGGCGATGGAAAAAGTAACCTTGATTTCAGTAAGAAAAATGCTTTTGCTCAGGATCTCCTGAAGACGATTCAAATCATAAAAAAGCAGAGCGGCATCACTTTAGATTACCTTAGCCCGGTAAATGAGCCCCAATGGAAATGGGATGAAGGCAAGCAGGAAGGCTGTCCTTATACCAATGCAGAAATCGCAGAACTGGTCAGGACATTGAGCCCGGTTTTAAAGAATGGCGGCGTAAATACTAAAATACAAATTGCCGATGCCGGACAGCTGGATTACCTGACCGATCATAAAGATACCCCTAAAAGCCAGCAGATCTCTTACTTTTTCAATGCCGGATCACCGGGTTATCTTGCGGATTTATCCAATCTGGACCGGAGCATTTCAGGACATAGCTATTTTACCACGAGTTCTGAAGAACGTTCCATCCGCATCAGAACAAAGGTGGCCGCTGAAGTGGCAAAAGTAAAAAAACTTCGGTTTTGGATGTCAGAGTATTGCGTTCTTGGCGATAGCCTGTTGAAAGGAGAGGGCAGGGACACAGGAATGACCACCGCACTGTTTATTGCAAAATTGATGCACCATGACTTCAGTTATGCCAATGCCACTTCCTGGCAATGGTGGCTGGCCATTTCAGCAGGAGATTATAAAGATGGTTTGGTGTACATCGACAGGGATAAAAACAAAGACAAAAACGACGGGAACGTTGTGGAAAGCAAAATGCTTTGGGGAATGGGAAATTATAGCCGTTTCATCCCTGAGGGAAGTCGCCGGTTACCAATAAAAATGGAAAATGGCGATCAGGTGTATACCTCAAGCTATAGCCATGCGGGTAAAATCGTCACTGTAATTGTCAACACCCGAAAGGAAGCAATTGCTCTGGAAATCGAGGGGATCAGCAAAAAACAAAGAAAAATAAAAACATATACCACCTCATCTGGTTTGAGTCTGGCGGCCGGAACAGTCAATTCCAATTCCATCCGGATTCTGCCGGAATCGATCACCACACTTATAACCGATAAAATCTAATCAAGCCCAAATGAAAACTTTAAGATACCTGGTTTGCCTGCTAGCCCTTCCTTTAGCGATAGTCACCAATACCGAAAAAGCCAATGCCCAGCAACATACTTTCGCCCTGAGCGACAGTACCTTTCTGCTGGATAACAAACCTTTCCAGATCATCTCCGGAGAAATCCATTACCCCAGAGTTCCCAGAGCAGCATGGAGACAGCGCATGAAAATGGCGAAAGCCATGGGACTGAATACAATCGGCACCTATGTATTCTGGAACCTGCATGAACCTGAAAAGAACAAATTCGATTTCAGCGGGAACAATGACATTGCCGCATTTGTAAGAATTGCCAAAGAAGAAGGCCTTTGGGTGATCCTGAGGCCCAGCCCTTACGTTTGCGCAGAATGGGAGTTTGGAGGATATCCTTACTGGCTGCAAAATGAAAAAGGCCTGGAGGTAAGAAGTAAAGAAAAGCAGTACCTCAAAGAATATGAAACCTATATCAAAGCAGTCGGTAAACAACTGGCGCCTTTACAGATCAACCATGGTGGCAACATCCTGATGGTACAGGTCGAGAACGAATATGGCTCTTACAGCAACGATAAAGAATACCTTTCCATCAACCGGGAGTTGTTTAAGGAAGCCGGATTTGATGGATTATTGTACACCTGCGATCCGGAAGCAGACCTGAGCAATGGACATTTGCCGGGCTTATTACCAGCCATCAACGGACAGGACAATCCTGCCATCGTAAAAAGCAAAATCAAGGCCTTAAACGAAGGTAAAGGTCCGTTTTTTATTGCCGAATGGTATCCTGCATGGTTCGACTGGTGGGGAACACCTCATCATACCGTTCCTGCAGAAAAGTATACCGGTAAACTGGACGCCGTGTTAAAAGCAGGCATCTCCATCAACATGTATATGTTCCACGGAGGCAGCACCCGGGGCTTTATGAATGGCGCCAATTATAAAGAGACCACGCCTTATGAACCTCAGATCAGCAGTTACGACTATGATGCCCCGTTGGATGAAGCCGGCAATGCGACGGATAAGTTTATGAAGTTCAGGGCCGTGATTCAAAGCAATCTCCCAGCCGGACAAACACTTCCTGAGGTTCCCGCCGCTAAA comes from the Pedobacter sp. FW305-3-2-15-E-R2A2 genome and includes:
- a CDS encoding RagB/SusD family nutrient uptake outer membrane protein, whose product is MKYKYSIPVFILISGVLALSSCKKDFLDVTATDRIPTNTLESDTAVFEAFVTNEYIGTKLQDKEADGTNPGFGRGFEYSMWSSLTDESIYNNDDATWIIQRGQLAPESLGALGVIWGRSYRSIRECNYALTVLAKIQMSAAHKTMLEGEIKFIRAFRYQDLIRNYGKVVLMGDKVMGLKDDLQDPALFKRATIKEGIDYVVAQLDDAASKLPQDNSGSWVGGRATKGAALALKSRLTLYAASPLYAAGTWDAAVNAAQQVIALNKYNIYQGGYGNMFLINQSTESIFERVYTKNANHVHLEIANGPNGYGGWAGNTPTQTMVEAYDLTNGLPANATNPLYDPAKPYENRDPRFKATILYNGAAYRERNIETFIPGGKDSRDGNDNWNTTKTGYYLKKFMNDAYPLQNPWGNAGFQPWIYFRYAEILLNFAEASNEAYGPDAVPAGASFSARQAINMIRARTGVNMPAVIAVGKDDMRIAIRHERQIELAFEEHRFYDVRRWKIAEVTENLPCRGVIITKNADGSFSFASKIALDGRKFEPKHYWLPIPRAEILASGNKLDQNPLY
- a CDS encoding glycoside hydrolase — translated: MYKNKSRVMVKMTFAVLLLLPVLTKSQNALPVKIRIDVAHPMQTIEGFGASDAWTCQYAGLWPEEKKKKMADLLFSNDFDAKGNPLGIGLNLWRFSIGAGSDQQGTASGIRDKSRRQASFLKLDGTYDEAAMRGQMWFMHAAKARGVKKFLGFVNSPHVNFTKNGKAYSGDGKSNLDFSKKNAFAQDLLKTIQIIKKQSGITLDYLSPVNEPQWKWDEGKQEGCPYTNAEIAELVRTLSPVLKNGGVNTKIQIADAGQLDYLTDHKDTPKSQQISYFFNAGSPGYLADLSNLDRSISGHSYFTTSSEERSIRIRTKVAAEVAKVKKLRFWMSEYCVLGDSLLKGEGRDTGMTTALFIAKLMHHDFSYANATSWQWWLAISAGDYKDGLVYIDRDKNKDKNDGNVVESKMLWGMGNYSRFIPEGSRRLPIKMENGDQVYTSSYSHAGKIVTVIVNTRKEAIALEIEGISKKQRKIKTYTTSSGLSLAAGTVNSNSIRILPESITTLITDKI
- a CDS encoding beta-galactosidase family protein; the encoded protein is MKTLRYLVCLLALPLAIVTNTEKANAQQHTFALSDSTFLLDNKPFQIISGEIHYPRVPRAAWRQRMKMAKAMGLNTIGTYVFWNLHEPEKNKFDFSGNNDIAAFVRIAKEEGLWVILRPSPYVCAEWEFGGYPYWLQNEKGLEVRSKEKQYLKEYETYIKAVGKQLAPLQINHGGNILMVQVENEYGSYSNDKEYLSINRELFKEAGFDGLLYTCDPEADLSNGHLPGLLPAINGQDNPAIVKSKIKALNEGKGPFFIAEWYPAWFDWWGTPHHTVPAEKYTGKLDAVLKAGISINMYMFHGGSTRGFMNGANYKETTPYEPQISSYDYDAPLDEAGNATDKFMKFRAVIQSNLPAGQTLPEVPAAKPSMAIPAIQFQSAIKVAELLTNPVRNLKPMTFEDLNQAYGFVWYRSTLNGGKTGTLKIKELRDYAVIMINGKRVGILDRRHAQDSLSITLPKGKVTLDILVENLGRINFGPNLLKNKKGITTSVSFAGTEVKNWTMFKLPFNEVKQLKFKSAYKAGNTPVVRKGTFTLKNTADTYLDMQKWGKGMVWVNGNNLGKYWEVGPQQTLYLPAEWLKKGKNEIVVLELNKPEQTVLSGLARPILDQVNNNLK